A genomic segment from Aegilops tauschii subsp. strangulata cultivar AL8/78 chromosome 1, Aet v6.0, whole genome shotgun sequence encodes:
- the LOC109733369 gene encoding cation/H(+) antiporter 20-like — MAVKMASDGLWQGENPLDFALPLLAVQIAVVLVVTQGLAFALKPLRQPRVIAEILGGILLGPSALGRWGAFGRTIFPEWSTPALDTVSGLGLLLFLFLVGLELDFRAVRRVGPRSVAIAAAGIVPPLLAAAGIVPLLDLAIPAPRQASYLSLCVFLGAALSVTALPVLACILKELGLLGVPFGETAMAAAAVNDVFAWTLLALALAVSGGGREPKGPPLAPVYILSSGAVFVAFTFFALRPLMARLARRAGPCSSDGNLACSCAVACALLAGAVTDAIGVHPVFGAFMFGLAMPREDGFAERIGEKVTPLVSGLMLPLYFATSGLHTNVDNVQGVAAWGMVVLVVAVAVVGKFTGTFAVAVDGTGMGRREAAALGVAMSAKGLVELIVLNIGKEKKVLDDTTFAIFVIMALTTTVIATPLMTALYRHQSTATTPEIDGMELKGGDACPA; from the exons ATGGCCGTGAAGATGGCATCCGACGGCCTGTGGCAGGGCGAGAACCCTCTGGACTTCGCGCTGCCGCTCCTGGCGGTGCAGATAGCCGTCGTGCTCGTCGTCACGCAGGGCCTCGCCTTCGCCCTCAAGCCCCTACGCCAGCCTAGGGTCATCGCCGAGATCCTG GGCGGCATCTTGCTCGGACCTTCGGCCCTGGGCCGGTGGGGCGCCTTCGGCCGCACGATCTTCCCGGAGTGGAGCACCCCCGCGCTAGACACCGTGTCGGGCCTCGGCCtgctcctcttcctcttcctggTCGGCCTCGAGCTCGACTTCCGCGCCGTTCGCCGCGTGGGGCCCCGCAGCGTGGCCATCGCAGCGGCCGGCATCGTGCCTCcgctgctcgccgccgccggtaTCGTGCCGCTCCTCGACCTCGCCATCCCGGCGCCCCGCCAAGCCTCATACCTCTCGCTGTGCGTGTTCCTCGGCGCCGCGCTCTCGGTGACCGCTCTCCCCGTGCTCGCCTGCATCCTCAAGGAGCTCGGCCTCCTCGGAGTGCCCTTCGGCGAgaccgccatggccgccgccgccgtgaaCGACGTCTTCGCGTGGACGCTCCTCGCCCTCGCTCTCGCCGTGTCCGGCGGTGGCCGCGAgccgaaggggccccctctcgcGCCGGTCTACATCCTCTCGTCGGGCGCCGTCTTCGTGGCGTTCACGTTCTTCGCGCTCcgccctctcatggcgcgcctGGCGCGCCGCGCAGGCCCCTGCAGCTCGGACGGTAACCTGGCCTGCTCATGCGCCGTCGCGTGCGCGCTCCTAGCGGGCGCCGTGACCGACGCCATCGGCGTGCACCCCGTCTTCGGCGCGTTCATGTTCGGGCTGGCCATGCCCCGTGAGGACGGCTTCGCGGAGCGCATCGGCGAGAAGGTGACGCCGCTGGTGTCCGGGCTGATGCTGCCGCTCTATTTCGCCACGAGCGGACTGCACACGAATGTGGACAACGTCCAGGGCGTGGCCGCGTGGGGGatggtggtgctggtggtggcCGTGGCCGTGGTGGGGAAGTTCACCGGAACGTTCGCGGTGGCAGTCGACGGGACCGGCATGGGCAGGCGCGAGGCGGCCGCCCTCGGCGTGGCCATGAGCGCCAAGGGTCTCGTGGAGCTCATCGTGCTCAACATCGGCAAGGAGAAGAAG GTGCTGGACGACACGACGTTCGCCATCTTCGTGATCATGGCGCTGACGACCACGGTGATCGCGACGCCGCTCATGACGGCGCTCTACCGGCATCAGTCGACGGCCACCACGCCGGAGATCGATGGGATGGAGCTCAAAGGAGGCGACGCTTGCCCGGCATAA